From Salinibacterium sp. ZJ450, one genomic window encodes:
- a CDS encoding shikimate dehydrogenase, producing the protein MTTQLAVLGSPIAHSQSPALHAAAYRTLGLDWSYEPIEVTEDTLAAFVTSRDSSWRGLSLTMPLKQQVLPLLDRVDELATLTGAANTLLYTDGGRLGFNTDVFGITEPLRSAGLDSVESGVILGAGATAASALVALSQLGVDTVTVAARSPQKAFHLVDLGLRVGVRVDVRELADVAALDADVVVSTLPNGATVSLDFAERVRQSAVLFDVAYKPWPTGLATAWYQAEGTVVPGIEMLIGQALLQVRIFVQGDASTPLPDEATVHAAMRAAVGVQG; encoded by the coding sequence ATGACGACACAGCTCGCCGTTCTCGGCTCCCCGATTGCGCACTCCCAGTCGCCGGCGCTGCACGCCGCCGCGTACCGCACGCTGGGCCTGGACTGGTCATACGAACCGATCGAGGTGACCGAGGACACCCTCGCCGCGTTCGTCACCTCGCGGGACAGCAGCTGGCGAGGGCTGTCCCTGACGATGCCGTTGAAGCAGCAGGTGCTTCCGCTGCTCGACCGGGTCGACGAGCTCGCCACCCTGACAGGGGCGGCGAACACGCTGCTGTACACCGACGGCGGGCGGTTGGGGTTCAACACCGACGTCTTCGGGATCACCGAGCCGCTGAGAAGCGCCGGCCTCGACTCGGTCGAGTCTGGCGTGATCCTCGGGGCGGGGGCGACGGCCGCATCCGCACTGGTCGCACTGTCCCAACTCGGCGTAGACACGGTAACCGTGGCGGCCCGCAGCCCGCAGAAGGCGTTCCACCTGGTTGATCTCGGTCTGCGGGTGGGCGTGCGCGTGGATGTTCGTGAACTGGCGGATGTCGCGGCATTAGATGCCGATGTGGTGGTCAGCACCCTGCCGAACGGCGCCACCGTGAGCCTCGACTTCGCCGAGCGGGTGCGCCAGAGCGCCGTGCTGTTCGACGTTGCATACAAGCCCTGGCCGACCGGGCTCGCGACGGCCTGGTACCAGGCGGAGGGCACGGTGGTGCCCGGCATCGAGATGCTGATCGGGCAGGCCCTGCTCCAGGTGCGCATCTTCGTTCAGGGCGACGCCAGCACCCCGCTGCCCGATGAAGCCACCGTGCACGCGGCGATGCGCGCCGCGGTCGGAGTCCAGGGCTGA
- the mltG gene encoding endolytic transglycosylase MltG — MALEPSWDEMFTPSPDAQAQAPQGPAAPASRRALREESGSRSSGGGRSGPPRRKRRLGWLWALIAVVAVLGAGTAAVWFTFEDQVRSVLGWELPNDYEGTGNGEPVTVVIAEGDFGADVARSLVEAGVTMTYDAFYDLAVAENPTFSPGAYSLQKQMSAKAALAALQDPANHVTATALIREGITLPQIFAALSEATGVPVEDYEAAAADPTAFGIPAEAPSLEGYLFPAKYTFDPGISAHDQIAHLVNTMMQRLDKLGVAPEDRQRVLTTASLIQREARQSDDFFKVSRVIQNRLDTGMMLQFDSTSHYGFAVTHGTSSAGATVFTTDEERADPNPFNTYAHTGLPAGPISAPGDVALDAALHPADGTWIYFVTVNLETGETVFTTTTAEHNAAVQQLRTWCKTTDFDC; from the coding sequence GTGGCCCTAGAACCGAGCTGGGACGAGATGTTCACGCCCTCGCCCGACGCGCAAGCCCAGGCTCCGCAGGGGCCGGCCGCTCCGGCGAGCCGCCGGGCGCTGCGTGAGGAATCCGGTTCCCGTAGCAGCGGAGGCGGCCGATCGGGTCCGCCTCGCCGGAAGCGGCGACTGGGCTGGTTGTGGGCACTGATCGCCGTGGTCGCGGTACTCGGCGCCGGCACCGCGGCAGTCTGGTTCACGTTCGAGGACCAGGTGCGGTCGGTGCTCGGCTGGGAGCTGCCCAACGACTACGAGGGCACCGGCAACGGCGAACCGGTGACTGTCGTGATCGCCGAGGGCGACTTCGGCGCCGACGTCGCCCGCAGCCTGGTCGAGGCCGGCGTCACCATGACGTACGACGCCTTCTACGACCTGGCCGTGGCCGAGAACCCCACCTTCAGCCCGGGCGCTTACTCCCTGCAGAAGCAGATGAGCGCAAAGGCCGCCCTCGCGGCCCTGCAGGACCCCGCGAATCACGTCACCGCCACCGCGCTGATCCGGGAGGGCATCACGCTGCCGCAGATCTTCGCGGCACTGAGCGAGGCCACCGGCGTTCCCGTGGAGGACTACGAGGCGGCGGCGGCAGACCCCACGGCGTTCGGCATCCCGGCCGAGGCGCCCAGCCTCGAGGGCTACCTGTTCCCCGCCAAGTACACGTTCGATCCCGGAATCAGCGCACACGACCAGATCGCACACCTCGTGAACACGATGATGCAGCGCCTCGACAAGCTCGGCGTGGCACCGGAAGACCGTCAGCGCGTTCTCACCACGGCGTCGCTGATCCAACGTGAGGCGCGTCAGTCAGACGACTTCTTCAAGGTGTCCCGCGTCATCCAGAACCGTCTGGACACCGGGATGATGCTGCAGTTCGACTCCACCTCCCACTACGGTTTCGCCGTCACCCACGGCACGAGCTCCGCCGGTGCGACGGTGTTCACCACCGACGAGGAACGCGCCGACCCCAACCCGTTCAACACGTACGCGCACACCGGGCTGCCGGCCGGACCGATCTCAGCGCCCGGCGACGTGGCACTGGATGCCGCGCTGCACCCGGCCGACGGAACCTGGATCTACTTCGTCACGGTCAACCTCGAAACCGGCGAGACCGTGTTCACCACCACCACCGCCGAGCACAACGCGGCCGTGCAACAGCTGCGCACCTGGTGCAAGACCACCGACTTCGACTGCTGA
- the ruvX gene encoding Holliday junction resolvase RuvX, with protein sequence MRTGRRLGIDVGKARVGVAVSDPHGMLATPVATVQRADDSVRRVLEHAAEHEVIELVVGLPLSLSGGETPSTADAREFAAQLAAGTDAPVRLVDERLSTVTAQSALHATGRNTKKSRSVIDQVAAVIILQHALDTERSGGTPPGSIVAPE encoded by the coding sequence GTGCGCACCGGAAGACGACTCGGCATCGACGTGGGCAAGGCCCGCGTCGGTGTCGCGGTGAGCGACCCGCACGGCATGCTGGCGACGCCGGTCGCCACCGTGCAGCGGGCGGATGACTCGGTGCGGCGGGTGCTGGAGCACGCCGCGGAACACGAGGTGATCGAACTGGTGGTGGGGCTGCCCCTGTCGCTGTCCGGCGGGGAAACGCCCTCGACCGCGGACGCTCGGGAGTTCGCCGCGCAGCTGGCCGCCGGCACCGACGCCCCGGTGCGGCTGGTGGATGAACGGCTGTCGACGGTCACGGCGCAGTCGGCGCTGCACGCCACCGGCCGCAACACCAAGAAGTCCCGCTCAGTCATCGACCAGGTTGCCGCCGTGATAATTTTGCAACACGCTCTGGACACCGAACGTTCGGGCGGTACCCCGCCCGGCAGCATCGTCGCCCCCGAGTAA
- the alaS gene encoding alanine--tRNA ligase → MQTADIQRRWLDFFGQRGHTVVPSASLVSDDPTLLFTVAGMVPFIPYLTGLVPPPVPRATSVQKCIRTLDIDEVGKTTRHGTFFQMNGNFSFGDYFKEQAIAYAWELLTTPERDGGLGFDEKDLWVTVYEDDDEAAGFWKKIAGLPDERIQRMGKADNYWHTGQSGPAGPCSEIYVDRGPAYGPDGGPAVDDTRYIEIWNLVFMQYLIDDVTSKTDFRIVSELPRKNIDTGMGMERVAFLKQGVENFYEIDQVRPVLDRAAELSGRRYGANHDDDVRMRVIADHVRSSLMLMSDGVTPSNEGRGYILRRLMRRTVRAMRLLGVEDPTFTELFPASRDAMKASYPEVETEFDRISRLAIGEEEAFLRTLASGTNILDLAVAKTKSDGAEQLPGDTAFLLHDTFGFPIDLTLEMADEAGLSVDRDAFDKLMADQRARAKADAKARKTTLADLSVYSAFRAQGETVFTGYEYLQTESSVLGLIVGGESVSRAVTGDIAEVILAETSLYAESGGQESDAGSIVGAGFDLEVLDVQRPVKGLISHKVQVRAGEVGVGDAATSVVDPAWRQAATQAHSATHLIHAALRQTLGPDAHQAGSYNKAGYMRLDFNWNKPLSPETRTEIEEIANNAVHENLEVVTRIMPLDEARQLGAMALFGEKYGQTVRVVDIGGPWSRELCAGTHVSRSAEVGLINLISESSIGSSNRRVESLVGLDAFRDLATERTIVSQLTSTMKTPREQLPERIADLMASLKAAEKKIAQFESAALSGRVPSITETATRLGENTVVLENIGEIASADDIRSLATAVRERLGSDAAVVALAGSVSGKPAIIVATNAAARANGVKAGALAKLAAGILGGGGGGKDDLAQGGGSNAAAIPAAIDAVRSALVR, encoded by the coding sequence ATGCAAACCGCTGACATCCAACGCCGCTGGCTCGACTTTTTCGGGCAGCGCGGACACACCGTCGTCCCCTCCGCCTCGCTGGTGAGCGACGACCCGACACTGCTCTTCACCGTCGCAGGCATGGTGCCGTTCATCCCGTACCTCACCGGACTGGTGCCACCGCCGGTTCCCCGCGCGACGAGCGTGCAGAAGTGCATCCGCACGCTGGATATCGACGAGGTGGGCAAGACCACCCGGCACGGCACGTTCTTCCAGATGAACGGCAACTTCTCGTTCGGCGACTACTTCAAGGAGCAGGCAATCGCCTACGCCTGGGAGCTGCTGACCACCCCCGAGCGCGACGGCGGACTCGGCTTCGATGAGAAGGACCTCTGGGTCACCGTCTACGAGGACGACGACGAGGCTGCGGGCTTCTGGAAGAAGATCGCCGGGCTTCCGGATGAACGCATCCAGCGCATGGGCAAGGCAGACAACTACTGGCACACCGGGCAATCCGGACCGGCAGGGCCCTGCTCGGAGATCTACGTCGACCGCGGACCCGCGTACGGCCCCGACGGCGGTCCCGCCGTCGACGACACCCGGTACATCGAGATCTGGAATCTCGTGTTCATGCAGTACCTGATCGACGACGTCACCTCCAAGACCGACTTCCGCATCGTCAGCGAACTGCCGCGCAAGAACATCGACACCGGCATGGGCATGGAACGGGTCGCGTTCCTCAAGCAGGGCGTCGAGAACTTCTACGAGATCGACCAGGTACGCCCGGTGCTCGATCGGGCGGCCGAACTGTCGGGACGCCGCTACGGCGCGAACCACGACGACGACGTGCGGATGCGCGTGATCGCCGACCACGTGCGCTCCTCGCTGATGCTGATGTCCGACGGCGTCACCCCATCGAACGAGGGCCGTGGCTACATCCTGCGCCGGCTGATGCGCCGCACCGTCCGCGCGATGCGCCTGCTCGGCGTCGAGGACCCCACCTTCACCGAGCTGTTCCCCGCCTCGCGCGACGCCATGAAGGCGTCGTACCCGGAGGTGGAGACCGAGTTCGACCGGATCAGTCGTCTCGCGATCGGCGAGGAGGAAGCGTTCCTCCGCACCCTCGCCAGCGGAACCAACATCCTCGACCTCGCGGTCGCGAAGACCAAGTCCGACGGCGCCGAGCAGCTGCCGGGTGACACCGCGTTCCTGCTGCACGATACGTTCGGCTTCCCGATCGACCTCACGCTCGAGATGGCGGACGAGGCCGGGCTGTCGGTTGACCGTGACGCGTTTGACAAGCTGATGGCCGACCAGCGCGCCCGGGCCAAGGCCGACGCGAAGGCTCGCAAGACCACGCTCGCCGACCTGTCCGTGTACAGCGCCTTCCGCGCCCAGGGCGAGACGGTGTTCACCGGCTACGAGTACCTGCAGACGGAGAGCTCCGTGCTCGGCCTCATCGTCGGCGGCGAGAGCGTAAGCCGCGCGGTCACCGGCGACATCGCCGAGGTCATCCTCGCCGAGACGTCGTTGTACGCCGAGTCCGGCGGCCAGGAGTCAGACGCCGGCAGCATCGTCGGCGCCGGATTCGACCTCGAGGTGCTCGACGTGCAGCGCCCGGTCAAGGGACTGATCAGCCACAAGGTGCAGGTGCGCGCCGGCGAGGTCGGCGTCGGCGACGCCGCCACCAGCGTCGTCGACCCGGCCTGGCGTCAGGCCGCGACCCAGGCGCACTCCGCCACCCACCTGATCCACGCGGCCCTGCGGCAGACCCTCGGCCCGGATGCGCACCAGGCCGGTTCGTACAACAAGGCCGGCTACATGCGCCTGGACTTCAACTGGAACAAGCCGCTGTCGCCCGAGACCCGCACCGAGATCGAAGAGATCGCGAACAACGCGGTGCACGAGAACCTCGAGGTCGTCACCCGGATCATGCCGCTCGATGAGGCCCGCCAGCTCGGTGCCATGGCGCTGTTCGGCGAGAAGTACGGGCAGACCGTGCGCGTGGTTGACATCGGCGGCCCGTGGTCGCGTGAACTGTGCGCGGGCACCCACGTCAGCCGCTCCGCCGAGGTGGGATTGATCAACCTGATCAGCGAATCCAGCATCGGCTCCAGCAACCGACGGGTGGAGTCCCTGGTCGGCCTCGACGCGTTCCGCGACCTCGCCACCGAGCGCACCATCGTGTCGCAGCTGACGTCGACCATGAAGACACCGCGTGAGCAGCTGCCCGAGCGCATCGCCGACCTGATGGCCAGCCTGAAGGCTGCCGAGAAGAAGATCGCCCAGTTCGAGTCCGCTGCGCTGTCCGGGCGGGTTCCCTCGATCACCGAGACGGCGACCCGGCTGGGGGAGAACACCGTGGTGCTCGAGAACATCGGCGAGATCGCCTCGGCCGACGACATCCGGAGCCTCGCCACTGCCGTGCGGGAGCGTCTCGGCAGCGATGCCGCCGTGGTCGCCCTCGCCGGTTCGGTGTCGGGCAAACCGGCCATCATCGTCGCCACCAACGCCGCCGCTCGCGCCAACGGGGTGAAGGCGGGCGCGCTGGCGAAGCTCGCTGCCGGCATTCTCGGCGGTGGCGGCGGCGGCAAGGACGACCTGGCGCAGGGTGGCGGGTCGAACGCGGCCGCGATCCCCGCCGCGATCGACGCGGTGCGGTCCGCGCTCGTCCGGTAG
- the rpsD gene encoding 30S ribosomal protein S4 — MSTKSRTRSKTRLSRALGIPLTPKAAKYLEKRPYAPGEHGRTKRKADSDYAVRLREKQRLRAQYGIREAQLKIVFAEARRAPGLTGENLVELLEMRLDALVVRAGFARTTSQARQQIVHRHILIDGQLVDRPSYRVKPGQLIHVKPKSESMDMFQVAAAGGHADVLPKVPEYIEVELDKLQARLLRRPKRAEVPITAEVQLVVEYYAAR, encoded by the coding sequence GTGTCTACCAAGTCACGTACTCGTAGCAAGACCCGCCTCTCACGCGCCCTGGGCATCCCCCTGACGCCGAAGGCAGCCAAGTACCTCGAAAAGCGCCCGTACGCTCCCGGCGAGCACGGCCGCACCAAGCGCAAGGCTGACAGCGACTACGCCGTCCGTCTGCGCGAGAAGCAGCGTTTGCGCGCCCAGTACGGCATCCGCGAAGCACAGCTGAAGATCGTCTTCGCTGAGGCCCGCCGCGCCCCCGGACTGACCGGTGAGAACCTGGTCGAGCTGCTCGAGATGCGTCTCGACGCTCTCGTCGTTCGCGCAGGCTTCGCCCGCACCACCTCGCAGGCTCGCCAGCAGATCGTGCACCGTCACATCCTGATCGACGGCCAGCTCGTTGACCGCCCGTCGTACCGCGTCAAGCCCGGCCAGCTCATTCACGTGAAGCCGAAGAGCGAATCGATGGACATGTTCCAGGTTGCAGCGGCCGGCGGCCACGCCGACGTTCTGCCCAAGGTTCCTGAGTACATCGAGGTCGAGCTGGACAAGCTGCAGGCACGCCTGCTGCGACGTCCGAAGCGCGCCGAGGTTCCGATCACGGCTGAGGTTCAGCTCGTGGTTGAGTACTACGCAGCCCGCTAA
- a CDS encoding replication-associated recombination protein A, which produces MTGQPGLHGGATPLAVRMRPKSLAEVAGQKHLLGKGSPLVGLATDTTGERGSVSVILWGPPGTGKTTLAQTIAHTSGRRFVELSAVSAGVKDVRQVMDEALSNRDLYGVSTVLFLDEIHRFTKAQQDALLPGVENGWIILIAATTENPSFSVISPLLSRSLLLTLEQLSDDDLGIVIDRAVTDPRGLADAVTLADDARAALIRLASGDARRALTALEASAASATAQSMAETESTTDSPVDSSTENTPEATAGKPVVTADIVARAVDRALLRYDRQGDEHYDVISAFIKSIRGSDADAALHYLARMIEAGEDAKFIARRIIVSASEDIGMADPQALSIAVAAAQAVQLIGMPEGRIPLAEAVVYLATAPKSNAAYEGINAAIADVRAGEFGRVPKPLRDAHYPGAKRLGHGKGYLYAHNSDIGVVTQQYLPTELAGRDYYQPTEHGFEREISARWAKLRKIIRGH; this is translated from the coding sequence ATGACCGGCCAGCCAGGACTTCACGGGGGAGCGACCCCCCTCGCGGTGCGCATGCGCCCGAAGTCGCTGGCTGAAGTGGCCGGCCAAAAGCATCTTCTGGGTAAGGGATCGCCGCTGGTGGGTCTCGCCACCGACACCACGGGGGAGCGCGGCTCGGTGTCTGTGATCCTCTGGGGTCCGCCCGGCACGGGCAAGACCACGCTCGCGCAGACGATCGCTCACACCTCGGGGCGTCGCTTCGTGGAGTTGTCAGCGGTGTCCGCCGGGGTGAAGGACGTGCGGCAAGTGATGGACGAGGCGCTGTCCAACCGCGACCTGTACGGCGTGTCGACGGTGCTGTTCCTCGACGAGATCCACCGGTTCACCAAGGCGCAACAAGACGCGCTGCTGCCCGGTGTGGAGAACGGCTGGATCATCCTGATCGCCGCCACCACCGAGAACCCGTCGTTCTCGGTGATCTCGCCGCTGCTGTCCCGCTCCCTGCTGCTGACGCTCGAACAGCTGAGCGACGACGACCTGGGCATCGTCATCGACCGCGCAGTCACCGATCCGCGCGGGCTGGCGGACGCGGTCACGCTGGCCGACGATGCCCGCGCAGCCCTGATCCGACTGGCCTCCGGCGACGCCCGGCGCGCGCTCACCGCACTGGAGGCGTCCGCCGCATCCGCCACCGCCCAGAGCATGGCCGAGACCGAGAGCACCACCGACAGCCCGGTCGACAGCAGCACCGAGAACACCCCAGAGGCCACGGCCGGGAAACCGGTCGTCACCGCGGACATCGTCGCCAGGGCCGTGGACCGCGCCCTGTTGCGCTACGACCGGCAGGGCGACGAGCACTACGACGTGATCAGCGCGTTCATCAAGTCGATCCGGGGATCGGATGCCGACGCGGCGCTGCACTATCTGGCGCGGATGATCGAGGCCGGGGAAGACGCCAAGTTCATCGCCCGCCGAATCATCGTGAGCGCATCCGAAGACATCGGCATGGCCGATCCGCAGGCGTTGTCGATCGCCGTCGCGGCGGCGCAGGCGGTGCAGCTGATCGGCATGCCAGAGGGTCGGATTCCCCTCGCGGAAGCCGTGGTCTACCTCGCCACGGCGCCGAAGTCGAACGCAGCATATGAGGGCATCAACGCGGCAATCGCCGACGTGCGGGCGGGGGAGTTCGGGCGGGTACCGAAGCCGCTGCGCGACGCCCACTATCCCGGTGCGAAACGCCTCGGACACGGCAAGGGTTACCTGTACGCGCACAATTCCGACATCGGCGTCGTCACCCAGCAGTACCTGCCGACCGAACTCGCCGGGCGTGACTACTACCAGCCCACCGAGCATGGGTTCGAGCGGGAGATCAGCGCCCGCTGGGCGAAACTGCGGAAGATCATCCGAGGCCACTAA
- a CDS encoding peptidylprolyl isomerase, with the protein MAKSTNQDRDARDRLRRYQARHEVHVRQLTRRKRDNVAAIIGLLVIATVVTVAQVLYFTQGPGTPEPAASASATPTPEATGENTGEVPDPALAENRAWTGELVINDIPLGIQLDGAAAPQGVSAFLSLAQSGFYDGTTCHRLTNGGFFVLQCGDPEGTGAGGPDFRYGPVENAPADDLYPAGTIAMARQGGDAFSMGSQFFIVYDETTIPADAAGGYTVLGQVTSGLDAMKAAITDAGIVDGATDGAPVVPTTITGVTLQ; encoded by the coding sequence GTGGCCAAGAGCACTAATCAGGACCGCGACGCGCGTGACCGGCTTCGCCGTTACCAGGCTCGCCACGAGGTACACGTGCGGCAGCTGACCCGCAGGAAGCGCGACAACGTGGCCGCCATCATCGGCCTGCTGGTGATCGCCACCGTGGTCACGGTGGCGCAGGTGCTGTACTTCACCCAGGGTCCCGGCACGCCGGAGCCTGCGGCGTCCGCGTCGGCGACTCCCACCCCTGAGGCCACCGGTGAGAACACCGGTGAGGTGCCGGACCCGGCGCTGGCCGAGAACCGGGCGTGGACCGGTGAGCTGGTAATCAACGACATCCCGCTCGGAATCCAGCTGGACGGTGCCGCCGCGCCGCAGGGCGTCTCGGCGTTCCTCAGCCTCGCGCAGAGCGGCTTTTACGACGGCACCACCTGCCACCGCCTGACGAACGGCGGCTTCTTCGTGCTGCAGTGCGGCGACCCTGAGGGCACCGGCGCCGGCGGCCCCGACTTCCGTTACGGGCCGGTCGAGAACGCGCCAGCAGATGATCTCTACCCTGCCGGAACCATCGCCATGGCCCGCCAGGGCGGCGATGCCTTCAGCATGGGCAGCCAGTTCTTCATCGTCTATGACGAGACCACCATTCCTGCGGATGCCGCCGGCGGCTACACCGTGCTCGGACAGGTCACCAGCGGCCTGGACGCGATGAAGGCCGCGATCACCGATGCGGGCATCGTGGATGGCGCTACCGACGGCGCGCCGGTGGTTCCGACAACGATTACAGGTGTCACGCTGCAATAG